The sequence GAAGGGTATCCACAAGAACATTTCCTGCAATTGATGAACATGGCGATATTGTGTTTGAGGAGTTTTATACTGTGTATGGATTGGCAGGGACACCCGAAGGCATCGGCATCCTCGGCAGGGCATCACAGAAAAAGATTGTAAATGTGGCGCAGAAAGGCGGGATAGTGGCGGTATTAAGGGGGCATTGATTGCAGCCATGAAGGTAATGGATATTCAAGAAGCTGTTGGGAGATTAACTCGGAAAGACCTGAACCTGCACATTGGCAAAAGAAACAATATCTCCGGAATAAATCTTTTTTCTTTTCCTGGTTTCTACTTCTCCGTTAACCTGCACAAGACCTTCGCCAATCACGAATTTGGCTTCTCCGCCGCTATGCACTAAATTTTCTATTTTTAAGATCATGTACAATTCAATGGGCAGGCTCTTCACCCGGAGAACCCGGACACCTTTATCTTGACCCATTACTGTTTTTTCAGACATGGTTTTTAAGCTATCAAAAATCTCAGGATAGCACAATATCTATTCCTTATATTATAGATCCTTGTTAATTTCTTTTTTCATTTAATTAGGTGTTAAGCTTAACTTCATGCTTGAGATAGAATGGGTAGGCCTTCTATTTTGTGTTTAATTTCACCATAATTTCTCTAAAACTTTCCAATCCTGCTTCCAGGTTTTCAATAATATCTTCGGCTAATTCTTCCGGATCAGGCAGGTTATCAAGGTCTGCCAGTGATTTATCTTTTAGCCATGCGATATCTAAGCTGGTTTTATCCCTTGCAATGATTTCATCATAAGTGAACTTTCTCCAACGGCCTTCAAGATTTGATACTGCATTAAATATCTCTTTGCGCTTATGTCGGTTTGTGGGGTTGTAGCAAGAAATGAAATCTCTCAGATCGTCAAGTTTTAACGGATTTTTCTTTAAGGTGTGATGAATATTAGTCCGGTAATCATAAACCCAAATCTCTTTTGACCAGTGGTCTTTGCTGGCAGGTTTGTTGTCGAAGAAAATAACATTTGCTTTTACACCCTGGGCATAAAATATACCAGTAGGTAATCGT comes from Deltaproteobacteria bacterium and encodes:
- a CDS encoding RNA-binding S4 domain-containing protein, with translation MGQDKGVRVLRVKSLPIELYMILKIENLVHSGGEAKFVIGEGLVQVNGEVETRKRKKIYSGDIVSFANVQVQVFPS